The nucleotide sequence ATTGATCTGATTCAAAAGTGCAAAAATGCTTAAAAATTAAAATATGAGCTCTCTGATTTATCTTGACAATTCAGCAACAACATTTCCCAAACCGGATGTTGTGTATGATTTTATGGTCTCTTTTTACAGAAAACATGGGGTCAATCCAGGGCGTTCAGGCTTTGATGCTGCCCTCGAAACGGAAGAAGTGGTTTTTAATACCCGTAAAATGCTGACATCACTTTTTAATGGGACAGATCCTAACCGACTGACTTTCAGCTACAATGCCACTGATTCGCTGAATATTGTAATTCAGGGACTGGCAGAGCCGGGATGCCATGTGGTAACAACCATGCTGGAACATAATTCAGTTTTGCGTCCTTTATACCACCTTTCTCAGGACAGGCAGGTGGAAGTTACCCATGTAGCCTTCGATAATCATGGTTATGTTGATCCGGACGACATCAGAAAAGCCATTAAAAGAAATACAAAATTTGTGGTGGTAAACCACTGTTCCAATGTTATCGGCACCATACAGCCCCTGGCCGAAATTGGGAGAGTATGCAAGGAAGCAGGAGTTATTTTCGTGGTGGATGGAAGTCAGGGCGCAGGTGCAGTGCCTGTGGACATGCAGAAAATGGGGATTGATGTGTATGTGTTTACCGGCCACAAATGCCTGATGGGACCAACCGGAATAGGCGGATCGTATGTGATGGAAGGAGTTGAAATAGGGCAGACCAGATTTGGCGGAACAGGCGTCCGTTCGGCACAGAAGACCCATCTCGCTGAGTATCCTTACCGGCTCGAAGCCGGAACACTTAATTTACTGGGCGTAGCTGGTTTGAATGCAGGTGTAAAATGGATTACAGAACAGGGAATTGAAAACCTGCACAGCCATGAAATGAATCTCTGGTCAAGACTTGTCAACGGGGTCAGGGAGATAGAAAATGTAGTGGTTTATTGTGCAGATAGTCCTGAAAATCATAATCCTGTGTTAAGCTTAAATATTAAAGGATTTGATTCGGGTGATGTGGGAACCATGCTGGATGTGGATTACAATATTGCTTGTCGTACAGGATTGCAGTGTGCTCCGCTTGTACACGAAGGTATTGGAACCGACAAAATTCATGGAACTGTGAGGTTAAGCATAGGCCCTTTTAATACTGAAGAGCATATTGATGCTGCCATTGAAGCCATCAGGGATATTGCTTCCATTAAAAGGTAATATTTGCAAGCCGTTTTTGCTCTGAAAAAAACTCATTAATTATTTCATTCACAATTTCACCGGAAGGCTTAATATCATTGATAATGGCCGAGACCTGGCCGATTTCCCATTCTCCTTCATCCGGATTGCCTTCAAACATCCCCAGTTTAGCGCGCCCATGACCAAGTTTTTCTTTCAGCTCTTCCACACTGGCTCCTCTTTTCTGCATTTCTTCAATTTCAAAAAAGAATTTGTTTTTGATCAGCCTGACCGGGACTATCTGTTTGAGTGTGAGTTGGGTACTGCCGTCTGTGGTCTGAAGTACTGCATTTTTAAAAGCCTCATGAGCAGAAGACTCGACAGAAGCCACGAATCTGCTTCCTATCTGAACGCCTTCAGCCCCCAAAGCAAAAGCTGCCAGCATTTGTTTGCCGTTGGCAATACCTCCTGCTGCAATTAACGGAATATCAATAAGTTGTCTTATTTGAGGTATTAAAACAATCGTAGTGGTTTCTTCTATGCCATTATGACCACCTGCTTCAAAACCCTCGGCAACAACCGCATCTACTCCTGCTTCCTGGCATTTCAGGGCAAATTTGCTGTTGGCTACTACATGTACTACTTTTATTCCATGATCATGAAGAAAGGAAGTCCATTTTTTAGGGTTTCCTGCTGATGTAAATACGATTTTTACCCCTTCTTCAACTATGATCTGAATATGTTCATCTGTTTGCGGATACAATAGAGGAACATTAACCCCAAAAGGCTTATCTGTGGCATTTTTGCATTTTCTGATGTGTTCACGTAAAACATCAGGGTACATTGACCCGGAACCGATGAGTCCAAGTCCTCCTGCATTCGACACTGCACTTGCCAGTTCCCATCCGCTGCACCAGATCATCCCTGCCTGAATAAGCGGATATTTTATCTGAAATAATTCACACACCCGATTCATACAATTTATTTTTTTTGCAAAAATAAAGAAACATAGCGGCAGACAAGCTAATTTTGTCTTTCTTAATAAAATGGGCGTGAAGTTCGTAATTCTGATTTTTTCCATTTTTCTTTTTCACAATGCTGTTGCCCAATACTTTGTGTCACCTGCGGGAAATGATCAGGCAAAGGGAAGCATCAATCAGCCTTTTAAAACGATTCAGAGAGCTGTTAACATCATGAAACCCGGAGACACCTGTTTTATCAGGGAAGGCGTTTACAGGGAGACTATTAGAATTCAGACTTCAGGAACAGCAGCCAAACCAGTTGTAATAACAGCTTTTAAGAACGAAAAAGTGGTCATCACCGGAACAGATGTGCTTGTTAACTGGCAGGAATATGCACCAAATATTTATTATTCTGTAACAAAAATACCTATACTTCAGCTTTCTGTCAATGGGAAACATGGGAGAGAAGCCTGCTATCCCGACATTAATCCTGATAATTATTTTGATTCCTCTTCATGGCTTCAGGTAGAAACTTTTCCGGATGGAACCGCAAAATTTCTGACGAAAGAATTTCCGGAAAACTACTGGAAAGGAGCTAAAATTATTGCAGTATGTTATTTCAGGTGGGTGTCACTTTATGGGGATATTGACTATAGCAACAAAGACTCCATGCATTGTCAGATACGCTCCGATAAATGGAATCAGGGAGGTTACCGAAAGTATATCGGAGAGGGTGTAGGGTATATAACCGCTCATATTCATGCCCTCGACAGTGAAAATGAATGGCTTTGGAAAGATGATACACTCTTTGTTTTTTCATTGACAGACATACGCCAGAAAACAGTGGAAGCGCAATATCGCCCTCTGGCTGTTCAGGCACAGGGGAAATCCTTTATTGTGCTGAAAAACATTGATTTTACCTATAGCAGTATTGACTTTGGTGCTGCCGGAAACTGCCTGATTGAAAACTGCAGATTTTCGAATATCTGTCCTTTTTTTACTGATTTTGAGAGTTTCCATCGCTTCCTCAAATCAAAGGATGATACGCTGAATTATGGAATCAGTCATTGGCCGGGAAAAGGTCTGAAAATATCAGGTTCAAACAATATAATCCGGAATTGTTCTATATCAGGAAGTTGGGGGGATGGAATCAGTTTAGGGGGAAATAATAACAGGATTGAAAACTGCCTGATAGAAGACTGTTGCCGGTCAGCTACCGATGCAGCCGGCATTGCCATGATTGGCAGAAAACATACTGTCATCAGATGCACGATCAGAAATTGCGGCAGAAGTGGCATTGTACACAACGATTGCAGAGATATTAAAATTCTTTACAATGATATTTATTATTGCGGCAGGCTCACGTGCGACAATGGAATGACCTATTGCTTCAGAACCAATGGTGGAAAAACGGAAATTGCCTACAACTGGCTGCATGATAATAAAGCAGTCATGCTTGGGGAAGGTGTTTACACCGACAACCATTCATCGGGGGTTTATATCCATCACAATGTCATCTGGAATTGTGCCGCGGGGATAAGAACCAACAAACCGGCTGAAAACATCTTTATTTACCACAACACTGTTTTCGATTGTCCGCTTACACAAGCTACTACGGGTTATATTGATTTTACTTCCATTAAAAATATGCCTGTTTTCAATAACCTTTCTGATAAAATCTGGAGTGAAGGGACTGAATTAAGCCACAACTTTAACTATTACGATTTCAGAAAGAATCAGCATGCAAAATATAAGTTTTTACTTCCTGAACAGTCACCTGCCATTGATTACGGAATTGTTTGGGAAGGACTTACCTTGAGTTTTAAGGGCAAAGCTCCCGATGCAGGTGCTTACGAATTTGGTGAGGAAATCTGGATTCCGGGTTCAAACCTTGCTGACTAATTACTGATATTCAATTCCTTAAGAATATTAGCCAGTAAGAGGTATTGTTCTTCGGAATTGTAAAGCTGAGGGGAAATCCTGATAAGCCTTTTGGGATGAGCCGGCCAGTAGGTAACAAATAGTTCTATCTGATAATTTTGAAACAAATTTTCCTGTAAATCATCAAATTGATTGAATTTAACCGGAATTGGAGATGTCGTGTCTTGAATTGGAATTGATGCAAGATTGGAAAGCATATTGTCAGGGCAGGGAAGGGGAATTTCTAAGGTGTCACAAATAATTTGCCTTCCTTTAATAGCCAATTCATGATTTGATTTCATGATAGCCGGCCAGCCTCCTTCCAGTAAATTTTTCATGTAATCTATTGAATCTCCGACACATAGATATGGAGTCGGGTCTTCGGTTCCCTGCCAGTAGAATCTTTCTTCAAATCTGTTTTGCTGAATAGCAGTCAGGCTGATGGTCAATGGAAAAACGTGTTGCTGACGGTCGGGTCTGACATACAGAAATGCAGAACCTTTTGGGGTGCAAAGCCATTTGTGGCAGTTTCCGGTATAATAGCTTGCCTGAAGTTCATTGAGGTTTAAGGGTACTGTGCCGGGAGCATGTGCCCCGTCAACCAGCACGTCAATTTTTCTTCTGTTAAACTCTCTGACTATTTGATGTATGGGGAAAAGCAGCCCGGTTGCAGAGCTGATGTGATCAATTAAAAGTAGTTTTGTTTTTACACTGGTTTCACGAAGCAAAAGTTCAGTTGTAATTTCTTCATTTTCAATAGGGAAGGGGATATTTACTTCTTTAACAAGCAATTTGTGTTTGTTACGGTAATAATTTACACTGTTCTTGCAGGCAGGGTAAATATGGTTGGTGATGAGAATTTCATCTCCCGCTTGCCATGGGTATGAATTCAATATGGTGTTCACTCCGGTAGTGGCATTGTGTACAAACACAATATTTTCATTATCAGCATTTAGGAATTCAGAAAGTTTCCTTTTGGAAAAGCTGTATAATTCAGGTAAATCCCGTGTTAAAAATTTGAGAGGTTGTTGCTCAAGTTGATTTCTGAACTCATTTTGAAGGCCGAGGATTTTTCGTAAACAGGCACCAAAGGAGCCATGATTTAAAAACAAAAAACTTGTATCAATATTCCAGTGTTGTACCAATCGGCTGTATGTCCCCTGATAATTTTTTTCATTTATCTGAAAATCATTCATTAAAGTAAAAGTTATTTCCTATTAGTTATCATATTTTTTCTTTATAAGCGCGCAGTATTGATACAAGCCGATCAGCAATGCTGATTTCATTGTAATTACGGCTGATCAATTGAAAAGCATTATTCTCAATAGTTTGATAATCAATACTATTTTTCTTGACATCCAGAATTTTGGAAGCCATGTCATCTGCTTCTGCCTTGCACAGTATGATATCTTTTCTGTCGGTAAATATCTCCCGTATGGCTGGAGAGTCTTTTGTCATTATGCACTTTTTCATAGCAGCATAATGAAATATTTTATTTGGAATGACACAGTTGCTTTTGAGGGATGTGCCGAAAATGCCAAGACAAAGGTCAAAACGGCTGATTGCCTGTGGTAACTGATGATGGGGTATCCATCCGTGAAAAATAACCTGATGAAGTTTTTTCTGCTTAACCAATTTTTTGATCTTCTCAAAACCATATCCGCTCCCGATCAGGTGAAAACGTATATCATCC is from Sphingobacteriales bacterium and encodes:
- a CDS encoding DUF1565 domain-containing protein; this translates as MKFVILIFSIFLFHNAVAQYFVSPAGNDQAKGSINQPFKTIQRAVNIMKPGDTCFIREGVYRETIRIQTSGTAAKPVVITAFKNEKVVITGTDVLVNWQEYAPNIYYSVTKIPILQLSVNGKHGREACYPDINPDNYFDSSSWLQVETFPDGTAKFLTKEFPENYWKGAKIIAVCYFRWVSLYGDIDYSNKDSMHCQIRSDKWNQGGYRKYIGEGVGYITAHIHALDSENEWLWKDDTLFVFSLTDIRQKTVEAQYRPLAVQAQGKSFIVLKNIDFTYSSIDFGAAGNCLIENCRFSNICPFFTDFESFHRFLKSKDDTLNYGISHWPGKGLKISGSNNIIRNCSISGSWGDGISLGGNNNRIENCLIEDCCRSATDAAGIAMIGRKHTVIRCTIRNCGRSGIVHNDCRDIKILYNDIYYCGRLTCDNGMTYCFRTNGGKTEIAYNWLHDNKAVMLGEGVYTDNHSSGVYIHHNVIWNCAAGIRTNKPAENIFIYHNTVFDCPLTQATTGYIDFTSIKNMPVFNNLSDKIWSEGTELSHNFNYYDFRKNQHAKYKFLLPEQSPAIDYGIVWEGLTLSFKGKAPDAGAYEFGEEIWIPGSNLAD
- a CDS encoding aminotransferase class V-fold PLP-dependent enzyme, which produces MSSLIYLDNSATTFPKPDVVYDFMVSFYRKHGVNPGRSGFDAALETEEVVFNTRKMLTSLFNGTDPNRLTFSYNATDSLNIVIQGLAEPGCHVVTTMLEHNSVLRPLYHLSQDRQVEVTHVAFDNHGYVDPDDIRKAIKRNTKFVVVNHCSNVIGTIQPLAEIGRVCKEAGVIFVVDGSQGAGAVPVDMQKMGIDVYVFTGHKCLMGPTGIGGSYVMEGVEIGQTRFGGTGVRSAQKTHLAEYPYRLEAGTLNLLGVAGLNAGVKWITEQGIENLHSHEMNLWSRLVNGVREIENVVVYCADSPENHNPVLSLNIKGFDSGDVGTMLDVDYNIACRTGLQCAPLVHEGIGTDKIHGTVRLSIGPFNTEEHIDAAIEAIRDIASIKR
- a CDS encoding nitronate monooxygenase, with amino-acid sequence MEKIRITNFTPILLRKTKLACLPLCFFIFAKKINCMNRVCELFQIKYPLIQAGMIWCSGWELASAVSNAGGLGLIGSGSMYPDVLREHIRKCKNATDKPFGVNVPLLYPQTDEHIQIIVEEGVKIVFTSAGNPKKWTSFLHDHGIKVVHVVANSKFALKCQEAGVDAVVAEGFEAGGHNGIEETTTIVLIPQIRQLIDIPLIAAGGIANGKQMLAAFALGAEGVQIGSRFVASVESSAHEAFKNAVLQTTDGSTQLTLKQIVPVRLIKNKFFFEIEEMQKRGASVEELKEKLGHGRAKLGMFEGNPDEGEWEIGQVSAIINDIKPSGEIVNEIINEFFSEQKRLANITF
- a CDS encoding aminotransferase class V-fold PLP-dependent enzyme, producing the protein MNDFQINEKNYQGTYSRLVQHWNIDTSFLFLNHGSFGACLRKILGLQNEFRNQLEQQPLKFLTRDLPELYSFSKRKLSEFLNADNENIVFVHNATTGVNTILNSYPWQAGDEILITNHIYPACKNSVNYYRNKHKLLVKEVNIPFPIENEEITTELLLRETSVKTKLLLIDHISSATGLLFPIHQIVREFNRRKIDVLVDGAHAPGTVPLNLNELQASYYTGNCHKWLCTPKGSAFLYVRPDRQQHVFPLTISLTAIQQNRFEERFYWQGTEDPTPYLCVGDSIDYMKNLLEGGWPAIMKSNHELAIKGRQIICDTLEIPLPCPDNMLSNLASIPIQDTTSPIPVKFNQFDDLQENLFQNYQIELFVTYWPAHPKRLIRISPQLYNSEEQYLLLANILKELNISN